A genomic segment from Aegilops tauschii subsp. strangulata cultivar AL8/78 chromosome 1, Aet v6.0, whole genome shotgun sequence encodes:
- the LOC141025611 gene encoding uncharacterized protein — MLSLLSTSAEVAQEAEDGGHGRDAVLMRIDRLGDAPRALADVSRLVAHQDWRVLNILQIREAAALGGALSDAARLLRKIRRALLQLSRARDALVEALPSIRRRCRSTGARCHR; from the exons ATGCTGTCCCTTCTCTCCACCAGCGCGGAGGTCGCGCAggaggcggaggacggcggcCATGGCCGGGACGCCGTCCTGATGCGGATCGACCGTCTCGGGGACGCTCCAAGGGCGCTGGCGGATGTGAGCCGCCTCGTCGCGCACCAAGACTGGAGGGTGCTCAACATCCTGCAGAtccgggaggcggcggcgctgggcGGAGCGCTCTCCGACGCCGCGCGCTTGCTTCGGAAGATTCGCCGCGCGCTGCTCCAGCTGTCGAGAGCACGCGACGCTCTCGTGGAGGCGCTCCCCAGCATCAGGCGGAG atgtcggagcacaggagccagatgccaccgttga